A section of the Dehalobacter sp. DCM genome encodes:
- a CDS encoding energy-coupling factor transporter transmembrane component T family protein, which translates to MSVIEKIDPRLKFVWCVTLILTALTARNMLMAIGIIALIILTDCAFTQNLKKYKILLPVIVIVASQILVIQLLFCREGQLVWQWGVLSVYSGALPYAALGIFRTAAVTLAAVQFMTWTSAVDVTLMLIAWRVPYRYAMLTVIAARFLPLMKKEYQAISESQSVRGVPSEGIVNKIKNLPLTLMPLLYRAIQHASDIALSMELKGYSRNPQRTFRKQLHLRSWEAISMSVLGLCVAAFIFI; encoded by the coding sequence ATGAGCGTCATCGAAAAAATTGATCCGCGTTTGAAATTCGTCTGGTGCGTTACGCTGATCCTTACCGCGTTAACCGCACGGAATATGCTCATGGCAATCGGAATTATTGCCTTAATTATTCTGACGGATTGCGCTTTCACTCAGAATCTGAAAAAATACAAAATCCTGTTGCCGGTGATCGTGATTGTCGCCTCTCAAATCCTGGTGATTCAGCTCTTGTTCTGCCGGGAAGGACAGCTTGTATGGCAATGGGGAGTTCTTTCGGTTTATTCGGGAGCCTTGCCATATGCCGCTTTAGGGATTTTTCGTACGGCGGCTGTCACTTTGGCGGCTGTTCAGTTTATGACTTGGACGTCGGCTGTAGATGTGACATTGATGCTTATCGCTTGGCGCGTGCCCTATCGCTATGCGATGCTGACTGTCATAGCTGCCCGCTTTTTGCCGCTGATGAAAAAGGAATACCAAGCTATTTCGGAAAGCCAGTCTGTGCGAGGAGTTCCTTCTGAGGGCATCGTGAATAAAATCAAGAACCTTCCGCTAACATTGATGCCGCTGCTGTATCGTGCCATTCAGCATGCTTCAGACATTGCGCTTTCGATGGAATTAAAAGGCTATAGCCGAAACCCACAGCGGACATTTAGGAAACAACTGCATTTAAGAAGTTGGGAAGCCATCAGTATGAGCGTTTTGGGACTATGCGTTGCGGCCTTTATCTTTATCTAG
- a CDS encoding UbiD family decarboxylase, whose protein sequence is MSQDLRDFLQQLEQAGEVKYIPEEVNREYEISTLVMELEKQHRYPVIVFNKVANSTFPVVTSILSTRERLAKGLGVEASKISETYAKRIKNRIEEVRVINEPPFAAHCLTGDAIDLYKLPIPVHFPIDAGPYVTSGLCVAKDPESGVETLGFHRMQLKNKNTLGISLHSRQRLWEYFRRSEEKGKSLEAAIVIGVHPNIALGSMALVPYDQGKYGAIAGLFGEPLEVAPCATVDLQVPAYAEIVLEGEILADVREQEGPFAEFTNYACYRSTENVFKVKAIRYRQNAVYHDLTPGMSSEHISVVAIQREGDVLNALHQTLPNIKAVHAPFSACGLFHCYISMKKIAEGQPQQAIFAAFAVDHNIKMVVVVDDDVDVFNEEEVLWALATRLQADKGVSILPQHLGMGVTLDPSTDELSRTSKMGIDATKPLSGFAPKIEMDDDVIKAVQRLLPYTQ, encoded by the coding sequence ATGAGTCAGGACTTAAGAGATTTTCTTCAGCAGCTTGAACAGGCCGGTGAAGTCAAGTATATCCCCGAGGAAGTCAATCGAGAGTATGAAATCAGTACGCTCGTTATGGAATTGGAAAAACAGCACCGCTACCCGGTCATCGTTTTTAATAAAGTCGCAAACAGTACGTTTCCGGTAGTGACCAGTATTTTAAGTACCCGTGAGCGTTTAGCCAAAGGTCTCGGCGTCGAGGCTTCCAAAATATCGGAAACGTATGCCAAACGGATCAAAAACCGAATCGAAGAGGTCAGAGTCATCAATGAACCACCGTTTGCCGCCCATTGTCTCACCGGCGACGCCATCGATCTGTATAAGCTGCCGATCCCGGTACACTTTCCAATCGATGCCGGGCCCTACGTGACCTCCGGTCTGTGTGTCGCCAAAGATCCTGAGAGCGGAGTGGAAACGCTGGGCTTTCATCGCATGCAGTTAAAAAATAAAAATACATTGGGGATTTCACTACATTCCCGTCAAAGACTCTGGGAATATTTCCGAAGAAGCGAAGAAAAAGGGAAGAGTCTGGAAGCCGCCATCGTCATCGGCGTTCATCCCAATATCGCCCTGGGATCTATGGCGCTGGTTCCCTATGATCAGGGGAAATATGGGGCTATTGCCGGGCTTTTCGGCGAACCATTAGAAGTTGCCCCCTGCGCCACCGTCGATTTACAGGTCCCGGCCTATGCGGAAATCGTCCTGGAAGGTGAGATCCTAGCCGATGTACGGGAACAAGAAGGGCCTTTTGCTGAATTTACCAATTACGCCTGTTATCGGAGTACGGAGAATGTCTTTAAAGTAAAAGCCATTCGCTACCGTCAAAACGCCGTTTATCATGATCTGACACCCGGGATGAGCAGCGAACATATTAGCGTTGTCGCCATTCAACGCGAAGGCGATGTCTTAAACGCCCTGCATCAAACGTTGCCCAATATTAAAGCGGTTCATGCCCCATTTTCAGCGTGCGGACTCTTTCATTGCTATATTTCGATGAAAAAAATTGCTGAAGGGCAGCCTCAACAGGCTATTTTTGCAGCCTTTGCCGTCGATCACAATATCAAAATGGTCGTTGTGGTGGATGACGATGTGGATGTTTTTAACGAAGAGGAAGTGCTATGGGCACTGGCGACACGGCTGCAAGCGGACAAAGGCGTTTCGATTCTGCCTCAGCATTTGGGAATGGGCGTAACCCTTGACCCCTCAACCGATGAATTAAGCCGTACTTCCAAAATGGGGATTGATGCGACAAAGCCTCTCAGTGGCTTCGCCCCCAAAATCGAAATGGATGATGACGTCATCAAAGCGGTACAGCGGCTCTTACCCTATACACAATAA
- a CDS encoding hydantoinase/oxoprolinase family protein yields MIKIAIDTGGTFTDYTAAGTLQSSQYKTIVVKNPTHHENPAQGIIAGLGKMAAAWHTNLRTLLAETDQIIHGTTLALNALLEKKGAVTALFTTEGFRDALEIRRSQLENQWDLRADMPEVLVPRRLRLGITQRMDYQGKIIRELDESAVRKACAKCRTYGVQSIAVCYLFSFLNPEHEKRTAEIIKEELPAVFVTLSSEVAPKVREYERTSTTVLNAYLTPVLADYLKVVKQELAVYGWQKPIHVMMNSGGLSDTDVLSGYAVKTLLSGPAGGACGSLALGKIMNNPYTVLADMGGTSFDVFVAGDDHRLLPQSEIAGYPLTIPTVDITSIGAGGGSIARVDESGRILVGPDSAGSVPGPACYGLGGTEPTVTDALVALGLINAETFLGGSLRLDKRLAEEAIRVNVAEPLNVTTIEGATIIYRIAAEMMADAVRLVTVQKGHDPRKYALIGAGGAFPLFAANMMTALHMKEVLLPFTGPVFCAWGMLGGARRSDFTQSFFMEKEQWDPAKINAVITWMQEEGQRELGRLGVPESEQEFSLTLEMRYIGQHHEISVPWQGAFSPDSQDVLEEAFHQTHLNKYEYAEKDKDWEIINIHLACSERNRENNTFPFTQSNIPIAKARVAGEPFGLAGEISVPLSHAGNLTGEFVSDGIRRITGPALIDFGYTTVLIPVGYEGKVTYPGVLTLTKG; encoded by the coding sequence ATGATCAAGATTGCCATCGATACGGGAGGTACCTTCACCGACTATACGGCCGCCGGCACGTTGCAATCGAGCCAATACAAAACGATTGTTGTAAAGAATCCAACCCACCATGAAAATCCTGCTCAAGGGATCATTGCTGGGCTGGGAAAAATGGCGGCAGCCTGGCACACCAATTTAAGAACACTGCTTGCTGAAACAGACCAGATCATTCACGGCACCACGCTGGCGTTAAACGCCCTGTTAGAAAAAAAAGGTGCTGTCACCGCGCTTTTTACCACGGAGGGGTTCCGGGACGCGCTGGAAATACGCCGTTCCCAATTGGAAAATCAATGGGATCTGAGGGCAGATATGCCGGAGGTATTGGTTCCACGCAGACTGCGCCTGGGCATCACCCAACGGATGGACTATCAGGGGAAGATCATCAGGGAATTGGATGAAAGCGCGGTAAGGAAAGCCTGTGCCAAATGCAGGACGTACGGGGTGCAAAGCATTGCGGTCTGCTATCTGTTTTCATTTCTCAATCCGGAACATGAAAAAAGAACAGCTGAAATTATTAAAGAAGAACTTCCCGCTGTTTTTGTCACTCTTTCCTCGGAAGTGGCGCCAAAAGTCAGAGAATATGAAAGAACATCCACCACGGTACTCAATGCTTATCTGACACCGGTTCTTGCCGATTATCTAAAGGTTGTCAAGCAAGAACTCGCTGTCTATGGCTGGCAAAAACCGATTCATGTTATGATGAACAGCGGTGGTTTAAGTGATACGGATGTCCTGTCCGGCTATGCTGTCAAAACGCTGCTTTCCGGACCCGCCGGCGGTGCTTGCGGCAGCCTTGCTCTTGGTAAAATAATGAACAATCCTTATACGGTCTTAGCCGATATGGGAGGTACCAGTTTTGATGTTTTTGTCGCCGGTGATGATCACCGGCTTCTTCCCCAATCGGAAATTGCAGGCTACCCCTTAACGATTCCAACTGTCGACATTACGTCGATCGGAGCCGGCGGGGGCAGTATTGCCCGTGTCGATGAAAGCGGAAGAATTCTGGTGGGACCGGATTCTGCCGGTTCAGTGCCTGGACCGGCGTGTTATGGTTTAGGCGGAACCGAACCCACTGTCACCGATGCACTGGTTGCTTTAGGGTTGATCAATGCAGAGACCTTCTTAGGGGGCAGCCTTCGTTTGGACAAACGCCTCGCCGAAGAGGCGATTCGCGTTAATGTGGCAGAACCGTTAAATGTAACGACTATCGAAGGAGCGACTATTATTTACCGCATTGCCGCCGAAATGATGGCGGATGCCGTGCGTCTGGTTACGGTGCAAAAAGGCCACGATCCCAGAAAATATGCCTTAATCGGTGCCGGAGGCGCTTTTCCTCTATTTGCGGCGAATATGATGACTGCTCTCCATATGAAAGAAGTATTGCTTCCGTTTACAGGACCTGTCTTTTGTGCCTGGGGCATGTTAGGAGGAGCCCGTCGGAGCGATTTCACTCAGAGTTTTTTTATGGAAAAAGAACAATGGGATCCTGCCAAAATTAATGCAGTGATAACATGGATGCAAGAAGAAGGTCAACGCGAGCTTGGACGTTTAGGTGTACCGGAGAGCGAGCAGGAATTCAGTCTCACTCTGGAAATGCGCTACATCGGGCAGCACCATGAAATTTCTGTACCCTGGCAGGGCGCTTTTAGCCCGGACAGCCAAGACGTTTTAGAAGAAGCTTTCCATCAAACGCATCTTAATAAATATGAATATGCCGAAAAAGACAAGGACTGGGAAATTATCAATATCCACCTAGCCTGCTCTGAAAGAAATAGGGAGAATAATACTTTCCCCTTTACCCAGAGTAATATTCCCATAGCCAAGGCACGGGTAGCAGGGGAGCCGTTCGGACTGGCAGGGGAAATTTCAGTTCCCCTAAGCCATGCCGGTAATTTAACCGGTGAATTCGTCAGCGACGGGATAAGGCGTATTACCGGCCCGGCCTTGATAGACTTTGGCTATACTACGGTTTTGATTCCTGTGGGGTACGAGGGTAAAGTAACCTATCCCGGAGTTTTAACGTTAACAAAAGGATGA